The following are encoded in a window of Candidatus Cloacimonadota bacterium genomic DNA:
- the rocD gene encoding ornithine--oxo-acid transaminase, translated as MSEQLKYGTISSKQSIELEEDYGAHNYHPLPVVLAKGEGVFMWDPEGNRYYDFLSAYSAVNQGHCHPKIIKALCDQAQILTLTSRAFYNNKLGEFEKFITEYFGYDMVLPMNSGAEGVETAMKLARKWAYNVKGVENGNAIIIFAENNFHGRTLAIVSASSDPDCYEGFGPFTPGIVRVPYNNANALKDYLNEHGKNVAAFIVEPIQGEAGVFVPDDGYLKACFDTCKEHNVLFIADEIQSGIARTGKLLACDYENVRPDVLILGKAISGGVLPVSAVLADKDIMLQIKPGQHGSTFGGFPLACTVAKAALEVVKEEKLAERAYELGEYFRSELRKIQHPMLKLVRGRGLLNAIVVEPQDGMEAWDVCLKLKEKGLLCKPTHRHIIRLAPPLVITKEQLDECLQIIKDVFDTI; from the coding sequence ATGTCTGAACAACTTAAATATGGAACTATCAGCTCCAAGCAATCAATTGAGCTGGAAGAAGATTATGGAGCCCATAACTATCATCCTCTGCCAGTGGTACTCGCCAAAGGTGAAGGTGTATTTATGTGGGATCCGGAAGGAAACCGTTATTATGATTTCCTTTCGGCGTATTCAGCCGTTAATCAGGGACATTGTCATCCCAAGATTATTAAAGCTTTATGTGATCAAGCTCAAATACTTACTCTTACTTCCCGTGCTTTTTACAATAATAAGTTGGGAGAGTTTGAAAAGTTTATTACCGAGTACTTTGGTTATGATATGGTGCTACCTATGAACAGTGGTGCTGAGGGCGTTGAAACAGCCATGAAGCTTGCCAGAAAGTGGGCTTATAATGTAAAGGGCGTAGAGAATGGGAATGCCATCATCATCTTTGCTGAAAATAATTTCCACGGACGTACTCTTGCTATCGTTTCCGCATCTTCCGATCCAGATTGTTATGAAGGGTTTGGACCCTTTACTCCTGGCATTGTAAGGGTTCCTTATAATAATGCTAACGCCCTCAAAGATTATCTTAATGAACATGGAAAAAATGTTGCTGCCTTTATTGTGGAACCTATTCAAGGTGAAGCCGGCGTCTTCGTTCCGGACGATGGTTACCTAAAAGCTTGCTTTGATACATGCAAAGAGCACAATGTGCTTTTTATCGCCGACGAAATTCAATCTGGAATTGCCCGCACAGGGAAGCTCTTAGCATGTGATTACGAAAATGTGCGTCCCGACGTGTTAATTTTGGGTAAGGCTATTTCTGGCGGCGTGTTACCTGTATCGGCAGTTTTGGCAGATAAAGATATCATGTTGCAAATTAAACCAGGTCAGCACGGCTCAACGTTTGGTGGATTTCCTTTGGCCTGTACTGTGGCAAAAGCGGCTCTGGAAGTAGTAAAAGAAGAAAAACTTGCCGAACGTGCTTATGAACTTGGAGAGTATTTCCGCTCCGAATTGCGCAAGATACAACATCCTATGCTCAAGCTTGTTCGTGGTCGCGGATTGTTAAACGCCATCGTTGTAGAGCCACAAGATGGCATGGAAGCTTGGGATGTGTGTCTTAAACTAAAAGAAAAAGGTCTTCTCTGTAAACCCACACATCGCCATATTATTCGCCTTGCTCCCCCATTGGTAATCACCAAAGAACAACTTGATGAATGCCTGCAAATTATAAAAGATGTATTTGATACAATTTAA
- the era gene encoding GTPase Era, translating into MKNYPPHFKSGFVAIIGRPNTGKSTLMNRILGEKLSITSPKPQTTRYAIKGIWNTDNHQIIFIDTPGFLKPRYEMQEKMSRIISNSFKDVDLVIFMTQIQSFPTDYDLQVLGLLTGVKSPVLAVFNKCDLLERIDKESLLSQVPTSIARSLFVSALTGDGIEELKDSIYHFMPYHAPYYDDEQLSDLPLRFFAKEMIREAIFHQFSEEIPYATAVLVERYTEQPDKVVVDAVIWIERSSQKPILIGKKGVNLKNIREYAEARLSEFLQIPVEVHLFVKINENWRKNTRALKELGFE; encoded by the coding sequence ATGAAAAACTATCCTCCCCATTTCAAAAGTGGATTTGTTGCCATTATTGGCAGACCGAATACTGGAAAATCAACACTGATGAACCGTATCTTGGGCGAAAAGCTATCTATTACTTCTCCCAAACCACAAACCACACGCTACGCTATCAAGGGTATTTGGAACACCGATAACCACCAGATTATCTTTATTGATACGCCTGGATTTCTAAAACCCCGTTATGAGATGCAAGAAAAAATGTCTCGAATTATCAGCAACAGCTTTAAAGATGTAGATTTGGTAATCTTTATGACGCAGATCCAAAGCTTTCCTACAGATTATGATCTACAAGTTTTAGGCTTACTAACAGGCGTTAAGAGTCCTGTTTTAGCTGTGTTTAACAAATGTGATTTACTAGAACGCATAGATAAAGAAAGTTTACTTTCACAAGTTCCTACTTCAATTGCACGTAGCCTCTTTGTGTCGGCACTTACGGGAGATGGCATAGAAGAACTGAAGGATAGCATCTATCACTTTATGCCATATCATGCGCCTTATTATGACGACGAACAACTATCGGATTTGCCCTTAAGGTTTTTTGCCAAAGAGATGATCCGCGAAGCCATATTTCACCAGTTTAGTGAGGAGATTCCTTACGCAACTGCAGTATTGGTAGAAAGATATACCGAGCAGCCAGATAAGGTTGTTGTTGATGCGGTAATCTGGATTGAACGCAGCAGTCAAAAACCAATTTTGATAGGGAAAAAAGGGGTTAACTTAAAGAATATCCGGGAATATGCGGAAGCTAGACTTAGCGAATTTCTCCAAATTCCAGTAGAAGTGCATCTTTTTGTAAAAATAAACGAAAACTGGCGCAAGAATACCAGGGCTCTTAAAGAGCTTGGATTCGAATAA